A single genomic interval of Primulina huaijiensis isolate GDHJ02 chromosome 7, ASM1229523v2, whole genome shotgun sequence harbors:
- the LOC140981749 gene encoding protein SWOLLEN 1-like isoform X1 gives MDYDDNDYGGQNLHLAGEESSKISSVLQPFSLPKFDFDDSLHGHLRFDSLVENEVFLGIPSQEDNHWIEDFSRGSSGIEFGSNPTASCALPRHDNVWSEATSSESVEMLLKAVRQEEVAPGEIMVEGSDPQLGSSMKPVEVNLKNDQMDYVLEGEGGSLKVTSENLHTDLESSMDNQGDSSGMPNESLSKHDQENLPVSGMGVDNNESSSQMITESIVETGDVDKFCNPDFVNTISVANDISVGVEVRKEAGSTINELVGGNDAEDISLNMPCHLEIPSKLESADHAVDIHVTTIGGTSGISGKGESVSTFEGLDEASFVAAGDSDCVPAVFSSGTKIKRLPEGCDMLTDEPFSPLQGKEFVVGIGIEDNQKDGLGNSADLSFNSVGRMKKTMIDDITNVREVAAIQEENLEHGDLVPALLQTCIENDLSVNSDVHECKLDASKREKDDKKFPLDSMILVCDDNEEEGRSTFSGEVVEVNLKTASSQAVDSTGDNPVLNSGVSGTTLISSGVIGGDLAECDESVTPSYDIRNRDQNKAIKLEANKEPIISGTKVSFGVADEISPAIGSEKDTLSDSTPVIEAKRGDQSAILMEASRAASCDKASKDLNENVEHSAPSLTVQDDVAEAVISEKPKEAAEGRSTGENSLIVSATTQAVDIDELNQLSLPGLSCTELSQGKVSERVSLKNSDLKNVGNVLSSSVDAKAKTLSKEEGICTSDIKHLGSHTKSTGDSITGLQSVPGIQASKLAVTGSFSPPTTSAGTDLTKGISHETSLMSDGVPPSGSFKGSTERKSRRGSSKSAKENAKTGNQVKEKSLLKQTERGDKSCGPVSPLLAGQLMTLESAMKPRATVSIPGSILPDLNTSAPLSAFFQQPFTDLQQVQLRAQIFVYGSLIQGVAPDEACMVSAFGVSDGGRSIWEPSWRAVVEKLSGPKSQGFNFETPVRSTSGAKAPDQVNRQAFTGSEVLSSPAGRASNKVISSQAVNPLIPLSSPLWSIPFSSCEAVPSSCTARCTGFDYPAVSPMHPYHTPVIRNLVSHTTSWQAQASFPVPWGTSSQSSPFDISSNYAVFPIPEPVKSTAAVKGSSSVSSGINHVSPIPAIHTGSTALYPEASSVDLKKVPLSTTPNSANTKSRKRKKSSGVDGVLQASVTAKPADSFSIPVIDNRLSKKASAMEDFGRISISDSMPVPVASTHYSTPIAFTAPSSTLPKGKSIQFIPAAWPSISSDHHKSGDPIMDKRALVLEEFSKVEEAKLHAQEAAVHAAAAVRDCQGLWSLLEQQKNSGLKTEAEAKLAAATVAVSAEASVAKAAAAAAKVASNAAMLAKQIADESVTKCGTLSAPECDTLNSVNNLADAIPVSIRVGGDCDNTSSSVIYAAKEAARKRVEAASAATRHAENLDAIVKAAEMAAEAVSHTGKIVAMGDPFTLSQLVEAGPDGYWKVLPVASVPGSKSNDVNNNKADNSNVAVMYPKDMHVTSHIASPAQRELSRTIVDTGITVEESLGSSIKHGEKSSKAHKDKRVTELDKASGTAAEPLVKSRLKSFTPATYDSTTIIKEGSIVEVLKDCGDFKKAWFSANVLSLKDHDAFVCFTEPQSDQGSEQLKEWVSLEAKDGNPPMVRVPHPMTAMQFEGTRKRRRAAVKDYAWSVGDKVDAWVQDCWREGIISEKNKKETTTWNVHFPAQGETLDVKVWHLRPTVIWIDGQWIEWCRSGQDRTSQGDTPMEKRPKLGSTDMETKGKGELSKAINFAEVDKAEHRLPLSAEETAFNVGSSRDGKKPNMGRTMRSGFQKEGSRVVIGVPKPGKKRKFIEVNKHYVSDRSTKTVPDDSVKLAKFLTSQGPGSRGSKNNTKIDLKEKQVAEAKFKAPKSGKPPTIPSRILPRKDGLTSSRSNASDAALSNDDNEPVEKSLTEFETFSNVPDSATVFSSRAQSENRKKTSAVNTMSERLKKGKLATSGGKSEKNEADENFVFGSIEPRRSIRRIQPTSRLLEGLQSSLTIPKLPSSSHDKSHRSHTKNTSKGYSSHN, from the exons ATGGACTATGATGACAATGACTATGGAGGCCAGAATCTTCACTTAGCTGGTGAAGAGAGTTCTAAAATTTCCTCTGTTTTACAACCATTTTCTCTTCCCAAGTTCGATTTTGATGACAGCCTTCACGGGCATTTAAGATTTGATAGTTTAGTTGAGAACGAAGTTTTTCTTGGTATTCCAAGTCAGGAAGATAATCATTGGATCGAGGATTTTTCTCGGGGAAGCAGTGGAATAGAGTTTGGCTCCAACCCAACAGCATCTTGTGCTTTGCCGAGGCATGACAATGTGTGGTCTGAGGCAACATCATCAGAATCTGTTGAAATGTTATTGAAGGCAGTCAGACAGGAAGAGGTGGCCCCAGGTGAAATTATGGTTGAGGGTTCAGACCCTCAGCTTGGTAGCTCGATGAAACCAGTGGAGGTTAACTTGAAGAATGACCAGATGGATTATGTGCTTGAAGGTGAAGGTGGTAGTTTAAAAGTGACCAGTGAAAATTTGCATACAGACCTGGAGAGCTCCATGGACAATCAAGGTGATTCAAGTGGCATGCCGAATGAATCTCTTAGCAAACATGACCAGGAAAATTTACCTGTTTCTGGCATGGGAGTTGATAATAACGAGAGCTCTTCCCAGATGATCACTGAGAGCATTGTGGAGACTGGTGACGTGGATAAGTTCTGTAATCCCGATTTTGTTAATACAATTAGTGTAGCAAATGATATTTCTGTGGGAGTGGAGGTACGAAAGGAAGCGGGCAGTACGATTAATGAATTAGTGGGTGGGAATGATGCTGAAGACATTAGTTTAAATATGCCTTGTCATCTTGAAATTCCTTCGAAGTTGGAATCTGCAGATCATGCAGTTGATATTCATGTTACTACCATAGGTGGAACATCCGGTATTTCTGGGAAGGGAGAGTCTGTGTCTACATTTGAGGGTTTGGATGAGGCTTCTTTTGTTGCTGCAGGTGACAGTGATTGTGTACCTGCGGTCTTCTCTTCAGGTACAAAGATCAAGCGGCTGCCTGAAGGTTGTGATATGTTAACTGACGAGCCATTTTCTCCCCTTCAAGGAAAAGAGTTTGTTGTGGGAATTGGAATAGAAGACAATCAGAAAGATGGTCTTGGTAATTCAGCAGATTTGTCATTTAATAGTGTGGGCCGCATGAAGAAAACAATGATTGACGATATCACAAATGTGAGAGAGGTTGCTGCTATACAGGAAGAAAATTTAGAGCATGGGGATCTTGTTCCTGCCTTGCTACAGACATGCATCGAAAATGATCTTTCTGTCAATTCGGATGTTCATGAATGTAAACTGGATGCTTCTAAACGCGAGAAGGACGACAAGAAGTTTCCTCTTGATTCAATGATTTTGGTATGTGATGATAATGAGGAAGAGGGAAGGTCCACCTTTTCAGGTGAGGTAGTTGAAGTAAATCTGAAGACAGCTTCATCCCAAGCCGTCGATTCTACCGGGGATAATCCAG TATTGAACTCAGGGGTTTCAGGTACAACTTTGATATCATCAGGTGTAATAGGAGGCGATTTAGCGGAATGTGATGAGAGTGTCACACCTTCATATGATATACGGAACAGGGATCAGAATAAAGCAATTAAACTTGAAGCAAATAAAGAGCCAATTATATCAGGGACGAAGGTGTCCTTCGGAGTGGCTGATGAGATTTCCCCTGCTATTGGATCTGAAAAAGACACACTGTCTGATTCTACTCCCGTCATCGAAGCTAAGAGAGGCGATCAGTCTGCTATCCTGATGGAAGCTTCCAGAGCCGCCTCGTGTGACAAAGCTAGTAAGGACTTGAATGAAAATGTGGAACATTCTGCCCCTAGCTTGACTGTGCAAGATGATGTAGCTGAAGCTGTAATTTCTGAGAAGCCAAAAGAAGCGGCAGAAGGAAGAAGCACTGGAGAAAATTCTTTAATAGTTTCAG CTACCACCCAGGCTGTTGATATCGATGAACTGAACCAGCTTTCTTTGCCTGGCCTTAGTTGTACTGAGCTTTCACAAGGTAAAGTAAGCGAGCGTGTGTCTCTTAAAAACAGTGACTTGAAAAATGTTGGTAACGTTTTATCATCATCTGTGGATGCAAAAGCAAAAACTCTCTCCAAAGAAGAGGGGATTTGTACTTCAGATATTAAGCATTTGGGAAGTCATACCAAGTCTACTGGAGATTCCATTACCGGTTTGCAATCAGTTCCCGGTATTCAAGCAAGCAAATTGGCCGTG ACGGGGAGTTTTTCCCCACCAACGACATCTGCTGGCACGGATCTCACGAAGGGAATTTCTCATGAAACTTCTTTAATGTCTGATGGGGTGCCACCATCTGGAAGCTTTAAAGGTTCCACTGAACGTAAATCAAGACGTGGAAGCAGTAAATCTGCGAAGGAAAATGCAAAAACGGGAAATCAGGTGAAGGAAAAATCACTTTTGAAGCAAACTGAAAGGGGGGATAAATCTTGTGGTCCGGTGAGTCCGCTGTTGGCGGGCCAACTCATGACACTCGAAAGCGCTATGAAGCCAAGGGCCACTGTTTCTATTCCTGGATCCATTTTACCAGATCTAAATACTTCTGCTCCACTATCAGCTTTCTTTCAACAGCCTTTTACAGATTTACAGCAAGTGCAACTGCGAGCGCAGATCTTTGTTTATGGATCTCTTAT ACAAGGAGTAGCGCCCGATGAAGCTTGTATGGTTTCGGCCTTTGGTGTGTCTG ATGGCGGCAGGAGCATTTGGGAACCTTCTTGGCGTGCTGTTGTCGAAAAGCTTAGTGGTCCGAAATCCCAGGGATTTAATTTTGAAACACCTGTACGATCAACCTCAG GTGCTAAAGCTCCAGATCAAGTGAATAGACAGGCTTTTACTGGAAGTGAAGTTCTTTCATCTCCTGCTGGTCGAGCAAGCAACAAAGTCATCTCTTCTCAGGCTGTTAATCCATTGATCCCTCTCTCTTCACCCCTGTGGAGTATTCCTTTCTCATCTTGTGAGGCTGTACCATCTAGCTGCACAGCCAGATGTACTGGTTTTGATTATCCGGCTGTTTCTCCCATGCATCCTTATCATACCCCAGTCATACGGAATTTGGTGTCACATACAACCTCTTGGCAAGCACAGGCTTCCTTCCCAGTACCCTGGGGTACTTCTTCACAAAGTTCTCCATTTGATATCAGTTCTAATTATGCTGTGTTCCCGATTCCGGAACCAGTAAAGTCAACAGCTGCAGTTAAAGGTTCATCTTCTGTTTCCTCTggtataaatcatgtatctcCCATTCCTGCAATTCATACTGGGTCTACCGCTCTATATCCCGAAGCTTCCTCTGTTGACTTGAAAAAGGTTCCGTTGTCAACCACCCCGAATTCTGCTAATACAAAATCTCGAAAGAGAAAAAAATCTTCTGGTGTTGATGGTGTTTTACAGGCTTCTGTGACTGCTAAACCGGCAGATTCTTTCTCTATACCTGTAATAGATAACCGATTGTCAAAAAAGGCTTCTGCAATGGAGGATTTCGGTCGAATCTCAATTTCAGATTCAATGCCCGTACCTGTAGCTAGTACTCATTATTCTACACCGATTGCTTTCACTGCCCCTTCTAGTACTTTGCCAAAGGGCAAATCCATCCAGTTTATCCCTGCTGCATGGCCCTCAATTTCTAGTGATCACCATAAGAGTGGTGATCCAATCATGGATAAAAGGGCACTGGTTCTCGAGGAATTTAGCAAGGTTGAGGAGGCTAAGTTACATGCTCAGGAGGCAGCTGTCCACGCTGCTGCTGCCGTAAGGGACTGTCAAGGTTTGTGGAGTCTGTTGGAGCAGCAAAAGAATTCTGGCCTGAAGACAGAAGCTGAGGCTAAATTAGCAGCTGCTACTGTTGCTGTTTCAGCAGAGGCTTCTGTTGCTAAAGCCGCAGCTGCAGCTGCAAAGGTTGCATCAAATGCTGCTATGCTGGCAAAACAAATAGCTGATGAATCAGTAACCAAATGTGGGACTCTCAGTGCACCTGAATGTGATACCTTGAACTCTGTAAACAACTTGGCCGATGCAATTCCTGTATCGATTCGGGTGGGTGGAGATTGTGACAATACTTCCAGTTCTGTGATATATGCTGCCAAAGAGGCTGCTAGGAAAAGGGTTGAGGCTGCTTCTGCTGCCACGAGGCATGCTGAAAATCTTGATGCCATTGTAAAGGCAGCGGAAATGGCAGCAGAGGCCGTTTCACATACTGGAAAAATTGTTGCCATGGGCGATCCTTTCACTTTGAGTCAACTGGTGGAGGCCGGACCAGATGGTTATTGGAAAGTTTTGCCGGTGGCTTCCGTGCCAGGTTCAAAATCTAATGACGTGAATAATAACAAAGCTGACAACAGCAATGTAGCAGTGATGTATCCTAAGGATATGCATGTTACTAGTCATATCGCATCGCCTGCTCAAAGGGAGTTATCTAGAACTATTGTGGATACTGGTATCACAGTTGAAGAGAGTCTTGGATCTTCTATCAAGCATGGGGAGAAGAGTTCAAAAGCTCACAAGGATAAACGAGTGACTGAGTTAGATAAAGCCAGTGGCACAGCTGCCGAACCATTAGTTAAATCGAGATTGAAATCCTTCACTCCTGCTACATATGATAGTACGACAATCATAAAAGAAGGTTCCATTGTTGAG GTTCTCAAGGATTGTGGTGATTTCAAGAAAGCATGGTTCTCAGCTAATGTATTGAGTTTGAAGGATCATGATGCCTTCGTTTGCTTCACGGAACCCCAATCAGATCAAG GCTCAGAACAACTGAAGGAGTGGGTATCACTAGAAGCCAAAGATGGTAACCCTCCAATGGTACGTGTTCCTCACCCTATGACCGCAATGCAGTTTGAAGGGACAAGGAAAAGACGTCGAGCTGCTGTGAAGGATTATGCTTGGTCTGTTGGAGACAAAGTTGATGCTTGGGTGCAGGATTG TTGGCGTGAAGGGATTATTTCggagaagaataaaaaagaaaCAACCACATGGAATGTCCATTTCCCAG CTCAAGGGGAGACATTAGATGTCAAAGTATGGCATCTACGACCAACTGTAATTTGGATTGATGGCCAATGGATTGAGTGGTGCAGATCAGGGCAGGACAGGACTTCCCAG GGAGATACACCAATGGAGAAGCGACCAAAGTTGGGAAGCACTGACATGGAGACAAAAGGGAAGGGTGAGCTGTCTAAAGCCATCAATTTCGCAGAAGTTGACAAAGCTGAACATAGATTGCCTTTGTCCGCTGAAGAAACAGCTTTTAATGTTGGCAGTAGTAGGGATGGTAAAAAACCCAACATGGGCAGGACCATGAGGTCTGGTTTCCAGAAAGAAGGATCAAGAGTTGTTATTGGTGTTCCTAAGCCTGGAAAGAAGAGAAAATTCATTGAAGTAAACAAACATTATGTTTCTGATAGGAGCACCAAGACTGTACCTGATGATTCAGTTAAGCTAGCTAAATTTTTGACGTCTCAAGGACCAGGATCAAGGGGATCGAAAAATAATACGAAGATTGATTTGAAGGAGAAACAAGTAGCAGAGGCTAAATTCAAAGCTCCCAAGTCTGGGAAACCTCCGACTATCCCAAGTAGAATATTACCTCGGAAAGATGGCTTAACCTCTTCCCGCTCTAATGCTAGCGATGCTGCTTTAAGCAATGATGATAACGAACCAGTTGAGAAAAGCCTTACTGAATTTGAAACCTTTTCCAATGTTCCTGATAGTGCAACTGTATTTTCTTCTCGAGCTCAATCAGAAAATCGCAAGAAAACATCAGCAGTGAATACTATGTCTGAGCGGCTCAAGAAAGGGAAACTTGCAACTTCCGGTGGTAAGTCGGAAAAGAATGAAGCagatgaaaattttgtttttggttCTATTGAACCACGCCGATCAATTCGCCGTATTCAGCCAACATCAAGG CTGTTAGAAGGGCTGCAAAGTTCGCTCACAATCCCGAAGCTCCCATCCTCTTCACATGACAAAAGCCACAGGAGCCACACTAAAAACACATCTAAAG GGTATAGTAGCCACAATTGA